A stretch of the Coprobacillus cateniformis genome encodes the following:
- a CDS encoding pyridoxamine 5'-phosphate oxidase family protein, whose amino-acid sequence MRDAEKTIGNLIDKQSVAFISSIDEEGFPNTKAMLPPRIREGIKIFYFTTNTSSRRVAQYRKDPKACIYFCDKRFFRGVMLKGTMEVLEDAQSKELIWQDGDTMYYPEGVTDPDYCVLRFTATQGRFYSHFKSEDFDI is encoded by the coding sequence ATGAGAGATGCAGAAAAAACAATCGGGAATTTAATAGATAAGCAAAGTGTTGCTTTTATCAGTTCAATTGATGAAGAAGGTTTCCCTAATACCAAAGCCATGTTACCACCACGTATAAGAGAAGGAATTAAGATTTTTTATTTTACAACCAATACTTCTTCAAGAAGAGTTGCACAATATAGAAAGGATCCCAAAGCGTGTATCTATTTTTGTGACAAACGATTCTTTAGAGGCGTTATGCTCAAAGGAACAATGGAAGTTTTAGAAGATGCACAAAGTAAAGAACTTATATGGCAAGATGGTGATACAATGTATTACCCTGAAGGTGTTACTGATCCAGACTATTGTGTTCTTCGTTTCACAGCAACACAAGGAAGATTTTACAGTCATTTCAAATCTGAAGATTTTGATATCTAA
- a CDS encoding DUF378 domain-containing protein has protein sequence MNLIQKIALVFTIIGAINWGLIGLFNFNLVESIFGTSMLSAIIYMIVGIAGIINIMLLFTDLDQ, from the coding sequence ATGAACCTAATACAAAAGATTGCTTTGGTATTTACAATTATAGGTGCCATCAACTGGGGATTAATTGGTTTATTCAATTTTAATCTAGTTGAAAGTATTTTTGGTACCTCTATGTTAAGTGCTATTATTTATATGATTGTTGGTATTGCTGGTATCATTAACATTATGTTACTGTTTACTGACCTTGATCAATAG